One window of Bacteroidota bacterium genomic DNA carries:
- the nusA gene encoding transcription termination factor NusA: protein MENINLVESFAEFKEFKNIDRETLMRILEDVFRHMLIKKFGSDENFDIIVNIDKGDLEVWRNRKIVDDGEITDPNKEIAYSEAIKIEPDFEIGEDVSEAVKMNDFGRREILAMRQNLISKVLEYEKDNVFKTYIDKVGQIVTGEVYQVWKKEILVLDDEGIELVLPKTEQIPSDFYRKGDTIRAVVLKVEMKNANPQIVLSRTSSVFLERLFEAEVPEVYDGLITIKKIVRIPGERAKVAVESYDDRIDPVGACVGMKGSRIHGIVRELRNENIDVINFTSNTQLFIQRTLSPAKISAIKLDDKNMKAEVYLKTDQVSLAIGKGGYNIKLASKLTGYEIDVYRDADSDQEDVDIQEFSDEIDQWIIDQFKSIGCDTAKSVLELTIEELVDRTDLEEETVKEVVRILRTEFE from the coding sequence ATGGAAAATATCAATTTAGTTGAATCGTTTGCCGAATTCAAAGAGTTCAAGAATATTGACCGCGAAACCCTGATGCGCATTCTGGAAGACGTGTTCAGGCATATGCTCATTAAAAAATTCGGTTCGGACGAAAACTTTGATATCATTGTCAACATCGACAAAGGTGACCTTGAGGTATGGCGCAACCGTAAAATTGTGGACGATGGCGAGATTACCGACCCGAACAAAGAAATTGCCTATTCGGAAGCCATCAAAATCGAACCTGATTTTGAAATTGGCGAAGATGTTTCGGAAGCCGTTAAAATGAATGACTTTGGCCGCAGGGAAATTCTTGCCATGAGGCAAAACCTGATTTCAAAAGTTCTGGAATACGAAAAAGACAATGTGTTTAAAACGTATATCGACAAGGTTGGACAGATAGTTACCGGCGAAGTGTATCAGGTTTGGAAAAAAGAAATTCTGGTACTTGATGATGAAGGCATTGAACTGGTTCTTCCCAAAACAGAACAGATACCGAGCGATTTCTACCGTAAAGGCGATACCATTCGTGCCGTTGTGCTCAAGGTGGAAATGAAAAATGCCAATCCGCAGATAGTTCTTTCGCGCACATCATCCGTATTTCTGGAACGACTGTTTGAAGCCGAAGTCCCTGAAGTATATGACGGTTTGATTACCATCAAAAAAATAGTGAGAATACCGGGCGAACGCGCCAAAGTAGCTGTTGAATCATACGACGACCGTATCGATCCCGTTGGCGCCTGTGTTGGAATGAAAGGCTCACGTATTCACGGCATTGTTCGCGAATTGCGCAATGAGAACATCGACGTTATCAATTTTACCTCCAATACCCAGTTGTTTATTCAGCGCACGCTCAGCCCTGCAAAAATATCAGCCATCAAACTGGATGATAAAAATATGAAGGCAGAAGTTTACCTGAAAACAGATCAGGTATCGCTGGCAATCGGTAAAGGCGGATATAATATCAAACTGGCATCAAAACTTACGGGATACGAAATTGATGTTTACCGCGATGCCGATTCTGATCAGGAAGATGTGGACATTCAGGAATTTTCGGATGAAATCGATCAGTGGATCATCGACCAGTTTAAGTCTATTGGCTGCGATACGGCTAAAAGTGTACTTGAACTGACCATCGAAGAACTGGTTGACCGCACCGACCTCGAAGAGGAAACAGTAAAAGAAGTTGTACGGATTTTAAGAACAGAATTTGAATAG
- the cas1 gene encoding type II CRISPR-associated endonuclease Cas1 — MIKRTLYFGNPSYLSLTHAQLVLRLPEVEKNETVPEHFKKEASASIPIEDIGIVILDHKQITITQALIEALLDNNVALITCDSTHHPTGLMLPLCGNTIQNERFRAQLDATEPLKKQLWAQTISQKIKNQAAMFGSKNIDNSYLIPLYRNVKSGDTDNCEATAAAHYWGKIFNNLPTVSSFKRFREGLPPNNYLNYGYALLRATMARSIVGAGLLPTLGIFHHNRYNAYCLADDLMEPYRPYVDKVVYSIIEEKGINEDIPKEIKALLLQIPAMDVLMDGEKSPLMNATQRTAVSLVKCFGGDQRKLVYPEFI; from the coding sequence ATGATAAAACGCACCCTCTACTTCGGAAATCCTTCATATTTGAGCCTTACACACGCCCAATTGGTTTTGCGTTTGCCGGAAGTTGAGAAAAACGAAACAGTACCGGAACACTTCAAAAAAGAAGCATCGGCAAGTATTCCTATAGAAGATATTGGCATTGTAATACTTGACCATAAGCAAATAACCATTACACAAGCATTAATAGAAGCCTTGCTTGATAATAATGTTGCACTTATTACTTGCGATAGCACCCATCACCCTACCGGATTGATGCTTCCTTTATGTGGCAACACAATACAAAATGAACGTTTTCGCGCACAATTGGATGCAACCGAACCATTGAAAAAACAATTGTGGGCGCAAACTATTTCGCAAAAAATAAAAAACCAAGCTGCGATGTTCGGCAGCAAAAACATTGACAATAGCTATTTGATTCCACTTTACCGCAATGTAAAAAGTGGTGATACCGACAATTGCGAAGCCACAGCAGCAGCGCACTATTGGGGAAAAATATTTAACAATCTTCCCACCGTAAGTTCTTTTAAACGTTTCAGGGAGGGGCTACCTCCCAACAACTACTTAAACTACGGCTATGCTTTATTGCGTGCTACTATGGCACGAAGTATTGTAGGTGCAGGGTTGCTTCCTACACTTGGTATTTTCCATCACAACCGCTACAATGCATATTGCCTTGCTGATGATTTGATGGAACCTTACCGCCCCTATGTGGATAAAGTGGTCTATTCTATTATTGAAGAGAAGGGAATCAACGAAGATATTCCGAAGGAAATAAAAGCTCTGTTATTGCAGATTCCGGCAATGGATGTGCTTATGGATGGTGAAAAAAGTCCATTGATGAATGCAACGCAACGCACGGCTGTAAGTTTGGTAAAGTGTTTTGGCGGAGACCAACGTAAACTGGTGTATCCCGAATTTATATAA
- a CDS encoding site-specific integrase, with translation MSYSFKIFLRSDFLRKDGLTPIYLRVIIDRKKKDHSLNMAIPEGLWDTKNNKVKKSLRYNSEDLNSVLSKTRMKVEKIMLDSKLGDKRLTMADFDRLYSQKSIDYSSFYEYALGFIEQNRHKFSSETCRTYTSQVTKLKRFRTELRFADMDIDFLRQYDVFMVSKLNNQTNTHYKSMAFIKTVWFQAMRDGMVSESIFKNFPLKKKLGNRSFLDMEDLKSLEALLNADIKGHQRNVLKYFLFACYTGLRFLDIKNLMHSHLVEGDMLQIEMHKTKDVVRVPLIDRAKGLIETGFENQPVFHVATNQVTNRYLKELMVLAKIKKSISFHCARHTFATCSIDLGMPLEVISKLLGHKDLKTTQIYAKILDSVKVKEMGKWN, from the coding sequence ATGAGCTACTCTTTTAAAATTTTCTTGCGTTCTGACTTTCTAAGAAAAGACGGACTAACCCCAATTTACTTACGAGTAATAATTGACCGTAAGAAAAAAGACCATTCACTGAATATGGCTATACCGGAAGGTTTATGGGACACAAAAAACAACAAGGTTAAAAAGTCACTTCGCTACAATTCGGAAGACCTTAACTCTGTCCTTTCAAAAACCCGGATGAAAGTTGAAAAAATTATGCTTGATTCAAAACTCGGCGACAAACGCCTGACAATGGCTGATTTTGACAGGCTGTATTCTCAAAAGTCAATTGATTATAGCTCCTTTTACGAATATGCGCTGGGGTTCATCGAACAGAACCGGCATAAATTCTCATCGGAAACATGCCGCACCTATACAAGCCAAGTGACGAAGCTGAAACGATTTCGGACAGAGTTACGGTTTGCCGATATGGATATTGATTTTCTCAGGCAGTACGATGTGTTTATGGTGAGTAAGCTGAACAATCAAACCAATACTCATTATAAAAGCATGGCCTTTATTAAAACTGTCTGGTTTCAGGCTATGCGTGACGGGATGGTATCTGAAAGTATTTTCAAGAACTTTCCATTGAAAAAGAAATTAGGCAACCGAAGTTTCCTTGACATGGAAGACCTCAAGTCGCTTGAGGCTTTGCTAAATGCTGATATCAAGGGGCATCAACGGAATGTTCTCAAGTATTTTTTATTTGCCTGTTATACCGGATTGCGTTTTCTCGATATAAAAAACCTGATGCATTCGCACCTTGTTGAAGGAGATATGCTGCAAATAGAGATGCACAAAACGAAAGATGTTGTTAGAGTTCCTTTAATAGACCGTGCAAAAGGACTTATTGAAACTGGTTTTGAAAACCAGCCGGTGTTCCACGTAGCCACCAATCAGGTGACCAACCGCTACCTGAAAGAACTTATGGTGCTTGCAAAAATCAAAAAGTCTATTAGCTTTCATTGCGCTCGTCACACCTTTGCAACCTGCTCAATAGACCTTGGCATGCCGTTAGAGGTTATCAGCAAGCTATTAGGCCATAAAGACCTTAAAACAACCCAAATTTATGCAAAGATACTGGACAGTGTCAAGGTTAAGGAGATGGGAAAGTGGAATTAA
- the cas2 gene encoding CRISPR-associated endonuclease Cas2, which yields MSISADRLNAYRIMWTLVMYDLPTETKKERKVASRFRKELQKDGFSMFQFSMYVRHNSSSENATVHSKRVKKNLPEHGKIGILQITDKQFGEMELFYGSKQVELPNVPQQLELF from the coding sequence ATGTCAATAAGTGCCGACCGTTTAAACGCATACAGAATTATGTGGACACTCGTAATGTATGACCTGCCAACCGAAACGAAAAAGGAACGCAAAGTAGCTTCCCGTTTCCGTAAGGAATTACAGAAAGACGGATTCAGTATGTTTCAGTTTAGTATGTACGTGCGGCATAATTCCAGCTCCGAAAATGCTACTGTACACAGCAAAAGAGTTAAAAAAAATTTACCGGAACATGGGAAAATAGGAATATTACAAATTACAGATAAACAATTCGGTGAAATGGAATTATTTTACGGTTCAAAACAAGTAGAATTACCGAATGTTCCGCAACAATTAGAGCTATTTTAA
- the cas9 gene encoding type II CRISPR RNA-guided endonuclease Cas9 (Cas9, originally named Csn1, is the large, multifunctional signature protein of type II CRISPR/Cas systems. It is well known even to general audiences because its RNA-guided endonuclease activity has made it a popular tool for custom editing of eukaryotic genomes.) produces the protein MGKILGLDLGTNSIGWAVRDTDTLEHNQIVDYGVTIFEAGMGMNKNGEFSRAAERRSNRSKRRLYNAKRYRKWATLKVLMENNMCPITEEELRLWSIGNWQDGKNKGRVYPSSPDFIAWLAMDFESIGKEKDENTKLKPAFENTYLLRSSLLENIDETDKNRLFKIGRACYHLVQRRGFKTSRKGGKSGYAKNEELEKLKVEKPSIQISQILQNKLEIENKRIRASGVIQRKYFEDEFFAICEKQKIASQSTDKIYKAIYFVRPLRTQKGLVGTCTLEKGKTRIPISHPAFEEFRALSFINNIQWRETGSKNTFETIPMELKKKIFEFLFFKRNKKTGLVLDRTYFKFDDIIDEYSENGKREFNFRNKPNISTCPMIAGLINVFDDEWKDKFITDENKFGINWDGLYLSYEVKYGKKLGQKRNLNYEAIWHLLFDLIQTKDKEDTDIEKFCSEVFGWNEDKIKLFIKIDIQQGYGSLSKSAIDKINPFLKQGFIYSEAVSFANLSKVLGKEAFESNKTSITKCIANIIKEVDSKKEKLNIVNGLVQQFFAEFSTNRAKGVDNEIKSLAADEVEKKLKNYFGESNWVANPTTIKNEYSDFILEKYLLFLEGKQDKAEKASANQTTNPEIDYYKLPRLDEAIKQALQIKFNATDQGLKKLYHPSDIDIYPKAKYKRLEDPNPPSKGWKNPMAMRAMYELRKLVNYLLEVGTIDIDTKIVVEMARELNDANKRWAIQVYQRNREDENKEFAKAIIGVAKVKYPNLNENDADNINKVRLWWEQLDNGADLYKEVKALKEDVQKYRLWKEQQCQCFYTGKMIGITDLFDGVSYDFEHTLPIKDSFDNSLANLTICDAHYNREVKKKQMPTQLKNYTVDWNGYPAIEPKFKKWKDKVESLRKLIDDNKIRTKKIQDIAAKNDSIRKRHLLQFELDYWDKKVKTFTLKEIPNWWKNSQLVDTQIITKYARAYMKTVFSKVDVQKGSITADFRKIYGIMGDEKKDRSKHSHHAKDAAILTLIPGSAKREDILKKYYSDTRNFRTIPYGEFAISHIQNIEETVLINHVKKDQTLTETKKKVRKRGKIVYLRDEKTKQLLKDKEGKNIPMIMQGDSIRGGLHKDSYFGAIKISERNESGYVLKENGKYILKQKDEADEIWIVKRKSINEINIDKDIVIDELLKKHIKKQIEDGSRIEEVVDFNGKSIRHLRCRVKAGVGFLSKEKAMPIKKHIFASKHEHKKEYLVQNEENYLFLMYEGENKKEEVIRGYKILNLFEIAKLGISSIDEIKKEPEFQKLQKGSGKNIVELKLKTIIKAGDKVIFYKEIKEELQELKLQELNNRVFKVLKFNELGPTTAYLYLQSHIEARPDGELEKGEKELIFDKYQPRLELTCDKLNCAIENVDFNIHSDGKIKWLF, from the coding sequence ATGGAAAACAATATGTGTCCGATAACAGAAGAAGAATTGAGGCTTTGGAGCATTGGAAACTGGCAAGATGGTAAAAATAAAGGGAGAGTTTATCCGTCTTCGCCTGATTTTATTGCGTGGTTAGCAATGGATTTTGAAAGCATAGGAAAAGAAAAGGATGAAAATACAAAATTAAAACCAGCATTTGAAAATACATATTTATTGCGTTCCTCTTTATTAGAAAACATAGATGAAACAGACAAAAATAGATTATTTAAAATTGGTCGCGCCTGTTATCATTTAGTACAAAGAAGAGGTTTTAAAACAAGCAGAAAAGGTGGTAAAAGTGGATACGCAAAGAACGAAGAATTAGAAAAGTTAAAAGTAGAAAAGCCGTCTATTCAAATTTCACAAATATTACAAAATAAACTTGAAATCGAGAATAAAAGAATTAGAGCAAGCGGTGTTATTCAAAGAAAATATTTTGAAGATGAATTTTTCGCCATTTGCGAAAAACAAAAAATCGCAAGTCAGTCAACAGACAAAATATACAAAGCAATTTATTTTGTCCGTCCATTGCGAACCCAAAAAGGTTTAGTTGGCACTTGTACTTTGGAAAAAGGGAAAACACGGATACCTATTAGCCATCCTGCATTTGAGGAATTTAGAGCATTGTCTTTTATTAATAATATACAATGGAGAGAAACTGGTAGTAAAAATACATTTGAAACAATTCCTATGGAATTGAAAAAGAAAATTTTTGAATTTTTATTTTTTAAACGCAATAAAAAAACTGGACTTGTTTTAGATAGAACTTATTTTAAATTCGATGATATTATTGACGAATATTCAGAAAATGGGAAAAGGGAGTTTAATTTTAGGAACAAGCCCAATATATCAACCTGCCCTATGATTGCTGGTTTAATAAATGTTTTTGATGACGAATGGAAAGATAAATTTATTACTGATGAAAATAAGTTTGGAATAAATTGGGATGGACTTTATCTTTCTTATGAAGTTAAATATGGAAAAAAATTAGGACAAAAAAGAAATCTAAACTACGAAGCCATTTGGCATTTATTATTTGACCTTATTCAAACAAAAGACAAGGAAGATACAGACATTGAAAAATTTTGTTCTGAAGTATTTGGTTGGAACGAGGATAAAATTAAACTGTTTATAAAAATTGATATTCAACAAGGCTACGGCTCTTTAAGCAAAAGTGCTATTGATAAAATAAATCCGTTTTTAAAACAAGGTTTTATTTATTCCGAAGCTGTTTCTTTTGCAAATCTTTCAAAGGTTTTGGGTAAAGAAGCTTTTGAATCAAACAAAACATCAATAACAAAATGTATTGCTAATATTATAAAAGAGGTTGATAGTAAAAAAGAAAAACTAAATATAGTTAATGGATTAGTGCAGCAATTTTTTGCTGAATTTTCTACTAATCGAGCTAAGGGAGTTGATAATGAAATAAAATCTTTGGCGGCAGATGAAGTAGAGAAAAAATTAAAAAACTATTTTGGTGAAAGCAATTGGGTTGCAAACCCCACTACTATAAAGAACGAATATTCAGATTTTATCCTTGAAAAATATTTACTATTCCTTGAGGGAAAACAGGATAAGGCAGAAAAAGCATCAGCTAATCAAACTACAAACCCTGAAATTGATTATTATAAACTACCGAGATTAGATGAAGCCATAAAACAAGCATTGCAAATAAAATTTAATGCAACTGATCAGGGATTAAAAAAACTTTATCATCCATCAGACATTGATATATACCCAAAAGCAAAATACAAAAGATTAGAAGACCCTAACCCTCCTTCAAAAGGATGGAAAAATCCAATGGCAATGCGAGCAATGTATGAGTTAAGAAAACTTGTAAATTATCTGTTAGAAGTTGGAACAATTGATATTGACACAAAAATTGTAGTTGAAATGGCAAGGGAATTAAATGATGCAAACAAGCGTTGGGCAATACAAGTGTATCAAAGAAACAGAGAGGATGAAAATAAAGAATTTGCTAAAGCTATTATCGGAGTAGCTAAAGTAAAATACCCCAACTTAAATGAAAATGATGCAGACAATATTAATAAAGTGCGTTTATGGTGGGAGCAATTAGATAATGGAGCAGATTTATATAAAGAAGTAAAAGCCTTAAAAGAAGATGTTCAAAAATACCGTTTATGGAAAGAGCAACAATGTCAATGTTTTTATACGGGGAAAATGATTGGAATTACAGATTTATTTGATGGTGTTTCTTATGATTTCGAACATACATTACCAATAAAGGATTCTTTTGATAACTCTCTTGCCAACCTTACTATTTGTGATGCTCATTATAATAGAGAAGTCAAGAAAAAACAAATGCCAACACAATTAAAAAATTATACCGTTGATTGGAACGGCTACCCAGCAATAGAACCAAAATTTAAAAAATGGAAAGATAAAGTTGAGAGTCTGCGAAAATTAATTGATGATAATAAAATAAGAACTAAAAAAATCCAAGATATAGCAGCTAAAAACGATTCCATACGCAAAAGACATTTACTTCAATTTGAATTAGACTATTGGGATAAAAAAGTAAAAACTTTTACCCTTAAAGAAATTCCTAATTGGTGGAAGAACAGTCAATTGGTGGACACTCAGATTATAACAAAATATGCGAGAGCGTATATGAAAACGGTGTTTAGTAAGGTGGATGTTCAAAAAGGAAGTATTACAGCAGATTTTCGTAAAATATATGGAATTATGGGTGATGAGAAAAAAGACCGATCTAAACATAGTCATCACGCAAAGGATGCCGCTATACTTACACTTATTCCCGGCTCTGCAAAACGAGAAGATATTTTGAAAAAGTATTATTCCGACACACGAAATTTCAGAACGATTCCTTATGGAGAATTTGCTATTTCTCACATTCAAAATATAGAAGAAACTGTTTTAATTAATCACGTTAAAAAAGACCAAACTTTAACAGAAACAAAAAAGAAAGTCCGTAAGAGGGGAAAGATTGTTTATTTGAGAGATGAAAAAACTAAGCAGCTTTTAAAAGATAAAGAAGGGAAAAATATTCCTATGATAATGCAAGGAGATTCAATAAGAGGTGGACTTCACAAAGATAGTTACTTCGGAGCAATAAAAATTTCTGAACGAAACGAAAGTGGCTATGTTTTAAAAGAAAATGGGAAATATATTTTAAAACAAAAAGATGAAGCAGATGAAATTTGGATAGTAAAAAGAAAATCTATTAATGAAATAAATATTGATAAAGATATTGTAATAGACGAGTTGCTAAAAAAACATATCAAAAAACAAATTGAAGACGGAAGCAGAATAGAGGAAGTTGTAGATTTTAATGGTAAATCTATAAGACATTTAAGATGCAGGGTAAAAGCGGGTGTCGGATTTCTTTCTAAAGAAAAAGCTATGCCTATCAAAAAACATATTTTCGCTTCAAAACACGAGCATAAAAAAGAATATTTAGTTCAAAATGAAGAAAATTACTTATTCCTAATGTATGAGGGAGAAAATAAAAAAGAAGAAGTTATAAGAGGATATAAAATTTTAAATTTATTTGAAATTGCAAAACTTGGAATTTCAAGTATTGACGAAATTAAAAAAGAACCTGAATTTCAAAAACTTCAAAAAGGTAGCGGTAAAAACATAGTAGAGTTAAAATTGAAAACTATTATTAAAGCAGGAGACAAAGTTATTTTTTATAAAGAAATAAAAGAAGAATTACAAGAACTGAAATTACAAGAATTAAATAACAGAGTTTTTAAAGTTCTTAAATTCAATGAACTTGGACCAACCACTGCATACCTGTATTTGCAATCCCATATTGAAGCGAGACCAGATGGAGAATTAGAAAAAGGTGAGAAAGAATTAATTTTTGACAAGTATCAACCACGATTAGAATTGACTTGTGATAAATTAAATTGTGCTATTGAAAATGTTGATTTTAATATCCATTCAGATGGTAAAATAAAATGGTTATTTTAA
- the rimP gene encoding ribosome assembly cofactor RimP produces MITDKQIADIIEEKFSGTEFFIADLKVRPGNRIMLSIDSDKGVTIEDCIHVSKFIESKLDREIEDYELNVESAGLDRPMKLPRQFKKNIGREITCLDEEGKKLKGMIMAADENGITLKPAATKKDKQKKVEPALLTLKYGEFRDAKVEVSFS; encoded by the coding sequence ATGATTACCGACAAGCAGATTGCTGACATTATTGAAGAAAAATTCTCCGGCACGGAGTTCTTCATTGCCGACCTGAAAGTAAGGCCCGGCAACCGCATTATGCTCAGTATCGACAGCGATAAAGGCGTTACTATCGAGGATTGTATCCATGTAAGCAAGTTTATTGAGAGCAAGCTCGACCGCGAAATTGAAGATTATGAACTGAATGTGGAATCGGCAGGTCTCGACCGGCCCATGAAGCTCCCGCGGCAGTTCAAAAAGAACATCGGCAGAGAAATTACCTGCCTGGATGAAGAAGGAAAGAAATTGAAAGGAATGATTATGGCTGCCGACGAGAACGGAATTACACTGAAACCCGCAGCAACCAAAAAAGACAAACAGAAAAAAGTGGAACCCGCACTGCTGACGCTGAAATACGGCGAATTCAGAGATGCAAAAGTGGAGGTTTCCTTTAGTTAA
- the thpR gene encoding RNA 2',3'-cyclic phosphodiesterase → MKRLFAAVKIEPDENFIRIFTALKAGLAGEAIRWSAVDNMHVTLKFFGETHDNIIPDICSALQKVKPGVHDFELRITGTGMFGSRYKPRVIWFGLEGIEPLQIMAARLNENIVPLGYPADRQNFVPHLTAGRMNSIRDKQHFQKVLDAFKVVKLQTVSVKTFHLYESVLYKSGPVYHVIETFTF, encoded by the coding sequence ATGAAGCGCCTGTTTGCAGCCGTAAAAATTGAACCCGACGAAAACTTCATCCGCATATTCACTGCACTGAAAGCAGGACTGGCAGGTGAAGCCATTCGCTGGTCGGCTGTTGACAACATGCACGTTACTCTGAAATTCTTCGGCGAAACACATGATAACATTATTCCGGACATATGCTCAGCCCTGCAAAAAGTTAAACCCGGAGTCCATGATTTTGAACTTCGCATTACCGGTACGGGAATGTTTGGAAGCCGCTATAAGCCCAGAGTAATATGGTTTGGGCTGGAGGGAATTGAACCTTTGCAAATAATGGCAGCCCGGCTGAATGAGAATATTGTCCCGCTCGGCTATCCTGCCGACCGTCAGAATTTTGTGCCCCACCTGACGGCAGGACGTATGAACAGCATCCGCGATAAGCAGCATTTTCAAAAAGTGCTGGACGCATTTAAAGTGGTGAAGTTGCAGACAGTCAGTGTAAAAACATTTCACCTTTATGAAAGCGTACTTTACAAAAGCGGTCCGGTGTACCATGTTATTGAGACTTTTACATTCTGA